The Cloeon dipterum chromosome X, ieCloDipt1.1, whole genome shotgun sequence genome includes a window with the following:
- the LOC135946804 gene encoding serine-rich adhesin for platelets-like isoform X4 — MFSFASKMLNNLIGTEEEQQQQQQQQQQQQQGGMFGGPMGSQQQPMGQRMMGPGGGMGGPRPQGMPMMGGPRGPPRPMGQPMGQSMGQPMGQPMGQRTMGPMGPMGPRGPQMGPPRMNGPPGPGQRMMGPPRPQMGRGGMGMGPQTGHQGPQQQQQQQQFDPMMQQQQMRPPMMQQQPMAAPPAPAAGEDVPAVDLSHLSAEERAMIESVMAKAKEMDKPEPSPTHSPQQQQIQQHQQQQQQQQQQQQQRLQQQQQQQQQQQQQQQQQRMQHQQQNQNMLPQQNQQQQQQQMQQKMQQEQQRLQQENQRLDQQRIQQQQEQRFQHQQQKQQQEQQQMLQQEQQQQQQHEQQQRHAELMNQQLKKDMDYHDTHLSRPAFQQAQQRQGWEESSSSSSSSAAAAASQQQKSQLPALSSATTSNATTTVTTTTARGSLEDRLEREYLLRSTPAASSSTSTPDPPLSSFTSTISTLTAAATAASTSFSTPSFLLSSTTDALPSNSTTTSTISKSSTSSMTSAPPVFKPISWKPSVSPPPTPPSPTKTPKYTFSSSSSSVKNSIFANESDLTKFEDPVKYNSWRASRLIEETKNLLSSQQEEREALTKSLASTATTTLATVTTTTATFASYTDSVTSVTSVKADCSSSSSEPAVTLEVAAQSPPSSAAPTTLPPILDHSPGEVYTIPEEEEEITSPIGSDGVTSLRHRGDATMGLTRSNYMDITGRPAASRDESFVGDTGLLSGSPYRLGQSGSPKSMMEFGLGSSRLRGMQKDSSIDIGSSKGPDGITNPLLSDPLKNLKGSFLHRNQQQMQQEQQETIQNQLQLLQDKQQHQQQEAMMLNQQQQDILAMSTALSNSLTQQQQQINSQFGSPLQTTQPSLQSGVSGLTNSLQQMSLNQQQQQQQNNMQSMQQGSMLNSGLQQGTQMQNQQLQNNQIQNSGLQSGLQSGLQSNLQSGLQSNLQSGLQSNLQSGLQSNLQSSLQNSLQSGLQNTLQNSLQSGLQQSSGYQSPSLQSTLQSAMQNSGLQSNMQNSGLQSGMQNSGHQSAMQQNMQTGMQSNMQNSLQGGLQSMQNSLQTGLQGTNLSDMQYNQQNSMLQPNSLYNQQQSNQYGQQNMLGQQQQQQQPFQSSNNMDLGLQNQYQQQNQQDMLMAQQLGQNNYQQQMGQGGFQMNNQQQMMGQNMQFQQNKRGLKLMDFMDGDSAHKQHQQQQQQHQQQQQQGHDGKTGTISGMLADFSRALGLGSTSPRPSPSEDKSMMLGQHGMLPHSLSQHQQHQQLPMSSASYSVVSQPQVSYGQPHMHSTSASAASQLLSSQPTSSAYQNQLASSTIAGLPVTVLQGTPQTTLVLTSCQHLTPQQQQMYQQQMQLQHQAQHLKKIRRSLPHSETSQLQQMRAKVMGRKDANSLGQPIMSSSLAGVTSSILHSDPLAFMLTGSRGTRDAGDSSDTLSETDSQKSLRLRRKLPPTPLDPLESARLNSTKKRERSKSQPLQDRFRSYSPLRHSMERTTTNFSTGLSGMGRPSASETNLRSLTMGHDLDNRPGSALGLLGVSSVVSSTGLRSATGLGSADLTTTTSAMPSLYASSRTSSSLADIASVLPPNLRHLLGPSAGGSSYASDAAKYSSNKSLKEQLREEIKSATADRRRYLSEKEARLRWEREKFVASMDPLKRFEMEKKLSSPMLSSSVRNKIMRGGLIGQRRQLSDPKIYPMYSSISKDGDLESKYERDYLGGLSSLRPAYRSYELESLDDPLRRAEWGDPSQSYLATSYAAAGGALRETAINSVLDEDDLWNQYLTNSRWSSQAVRRSSADGESGTWRNTIDDSWRGRGMSAPPSRSRKSRSWHPSPYGSDEEDDREHKKHKIKVPFRVEIARRRQQIEENARLHEELLRLARLRESAELGFTPSTEWGGGAYDGTSVLRSVDQVLRDEALGLYGARPQPGTEEDRSIERIASTFRTDDYTTNIYERLSDFSPLSESVTEFSTPTAMPLLPDMPTRSRKLLEDLGSSPITESVLSMPQKGKPRYAETKQHHRGSDEQRRSYPDNYGTLGGSSRKPLKSSQSHDGGGGGGGGGGTYRPSGGSPSVQQQRTSSGEGAKQPKKSQASDLQHPQKKYNFPVKHLFLTRDPEDRTVGGNGLGMKVTGGKEIPNSGGQLGAFVTKIYPRGVVETFGDIDENDQILEWNGISLTDKTFEEVQSILSQSVGDIELVIRSHNDLVPKHVAASGPVHRYPDVVLSNHEPCSNSSSYDNLSSTSM, encoded by the exons CGGCCCCTCCGGCCCCTGCGGCTGGTGAGGATGTGCCTGCGGTCGACCTGAGCCACTTAAGCGCCGAAGAGCGCGCCATGATTGAGAGCGTCATGGCCAAAGCCAAGGAAATGGACAAACCCGAACCTTCTCCTACACACAGTCCGCAACAGCAACAAATACAACAACatcagcaacaacaacaacaacaacaacagcagcagcagcaacgcttgcagcagcagcagcaacaacaacagcagcagcagcagcagcagcagcagcagagaatgcagcatcagcagcaaaatcaaaatatgttaCCCCAACAGaaccaacagcagcagcagcagcagatgcaACAGAAAATGCAGCAGGAGCAACAACGTCTGCAGCAGGAAAATCAGCGTCTGGACCAGCAACGTATTCAACAACAGCAAGAACAACGATTTCAGCATCaacagcagaagcagcaacaagagcagcagcaaatgCTGCAGCAggaacaacaacagcagcagcaacatgagcagcagcagaggcaTGCCGAACTGATGAACCAGCAGCTAAAAAA GGACATGGATTACCACGACACACACCTGTCCAGGCCGGCCTTTCAGCAAGCGCAGCAGAGACAA GGCTGGGAAGAGTCGTCGTCATCATCGAGTagcagcgccgccgccgccgcgtctcAGCAGCAAAAAAGTCAGCTGCCAGCTTTAAGCAGCGCGACGACGAGCAATGCAACGACCACGGTGACCACGACGACGGCCCGAGGCTCCCTGGAGGACCGCCTTGAGCGTGAGTATCTATTGAGGTCGACTCCGGCCGCTTCTTCTTCTACTTCTACTCCCGATCCTCCGCTCTCCTCCTTCACTTCTACGATCAGCACCCTCACCGCCGCTGCAACTGCAGCAAGCACCAGCTTTTCAACTCCGTCGTTCCTGTTGTCGTCAACGACTGATGCACTGCCAAGCAATTCGACGACGACCAGCACAATCAGCAAAAGCAGCACTAGCTCGATGACCTCCGCCCCGCCGGTGTTCAAGCCGATCTCGTGGAAGCCGTCGGTGTCtccgccgccgacgccaccCTCGCCGACCAAAACGCCCAAGTACACGTTTAGCAGTAGCAGCAGTAGTGTGAAGAACAGCATTTTCGCAAACGAGTCGGACCTGACAAAGTTCGAGGACCCGGTCAAGTACAACTCTTGGCGCGCCAGCAGGCTCATCGAGGAGACAAAGAATCTGCTCAGCAGTCAGCAGGAGGAGCGAGAGGCGTTGACCAAGTCTCTGGCATCTACAGCGACGACGACGCTTGCGACCGTGACCACGACGACGGCGACTTTCGCGTCTTACACGGACTCAGTGACTAGTGTGACTAGTGTTAAGGCTGATTGCAGCAGCAGTAGTTCTGAACCGGCGGTCACGTTGGAGGTGGCGGCGCAGTCGCCACCGAGCAGCGCGGCGCCCACTACTCTGCCGCCAATCCTGGACCACAGTCCAGGAGAAGTGTACACAATTCCCGAGGAAGAAGAAGAGATCACGAGCCCAATTGGCAGCGACGGCGTGACCAGTCTTAGGCACCGAGGAG ATGCAACTATGGGACTTACAAGAAGCAATTACATGGACATcactggccggccggccgcttcCAGAGACGAGTCTTTTGTCGGTGATACAGGGCTATTATCTGGAAGCCCTTACAG GTTGGGCCAAAGTGGTAGTCCAAAATCGATGATGGAATTTGGTCTTGGTTCCAGCCGGTTACGCGGCATGCag aaggACAGTAGCATAGATATTGGTAGCAGTAAAGGTCCAGATGGCATAACGAACCCTCTTTTGAGCGATCCACTGAAAAACTTGAAAGGCAGCTTTTTGCACCGCAACCAGCAGCAAATGCAGCAGGAGCAACAGGAAACAATACAAAATCAGTTGCAACTGCTGCAAGATAAGCAACAGCACCAGCAACAAGAAGCAATGATGCtcaaccagcagcagcaggacaTTCTGGCGATGAGCACTGCGCTGTCCAATTCGCtcacccagcagcagcagcaaattaaCAGCCAGTTTGGAAGCCCCCTGCAAACTACACAGCCTAGTTTGCAGTCTGGAGTGAGTGGGCTCACCAACAGCTTGCAGCAGATGAGTCTTaaccaacagcagcagcaacagcaaaataatatgcaaagtATGCAGCAAGGCTCAATGCTCAATAGCGGACTTCAGCAGGGGACGCAAATGCAGAACCAACAGttgcaaaataatcaaatccaAAACTCTGGACTCCAAAGTGGACTTCAGTCTGGGCTTCAAAGCAATTTACAAAGTGGACTTCAAAGCAATCTTCAGAGTGGACTTCAAAGCAATTTGCAGAGTGGACTTCAAAGCAATTTGCAGAGCAGTCTTCAAAACAGTTTACAGAGTGGTCTTCAAAACACCCTGCAAAATAGTCTTCAATCAGGACTGCAACAGAGCAGCGGATACCAGAGCCCCAGCCTGCAAAGTACTTTGCAGTCTGCAATGCAAAATAGCGGGCTTCAGTCCAACATGCAAAATAGCGGACTTCAGAGTGGAATGCAGAACAGTGGGCACCAGAGCGCGATGCAACAGAATATGCAGACCGGAATGCAAAGCAATATGCAAAACAGTTTGCAAGGTGGGCTGCAGAGCATGCAGAACAGCTTGCAGACTGGACTACAAGGAACGAACTTGTCTGACATGCAATACAACCAGCAGAATAGCATGCTGCAGCCAAATAGCCTGTACAACCAGCAACAGAGTAACCAGTACGGTCAACAAAACATGCTGGgacagcagcaacagcagcagcagcctttcCAGAGCTCAAACAATATGGACTTGGGCTTGCAAAACCAGTACCAGCAGCAGAACCAGCAAGACATGTTGATGGCACAGCAACTTGGTCAAAATAATTACCAGCAGCAAATGGGCCAGGGCGGCTTCCAAATGAACAACCAGCAACAGATGATGGGCCAAAACATGCAGTTCCAGCAGAACAAGCGCGGCCTCAAGCTAATGGACTTCATG GATGGCGACAGTGCACACAAACAGCaccaacaacagcagcagcagcaccaacagcaacagcagcaaggTCACGATGGAAAGACTGGTACCATTTCAGGCATGCTGGCTGATTTCAGTCGGGCATTAG GTTTGGGCAGCACTTCGCCTCGCCCATCTCCTTCGGAGGACAAGTCGATGATGCTGGGTCAGCATGGCATGCTTCCGCACTCGCTGTCCCAGCATCAGCAGCACCAGCAACTGCCGATGAGCAGCGCCAGTTACTCAGTGGTGTCCCAGCCGCAGGTCAGCTACGGCCAGCCGCATATGCACTCGACGTCTGCCTCGGCCGCCAGCCAGCTGCTCTCATCGCAGCCCACATCCTCGGCTTATCAGAACCAATTAGCATCCTCCACCATCGCTGGACTACCGGTCACCGTGCTCCAGGGCACTCCGCAGACCACCCTGGTGCTCACCTCCTGCCAGCACCTcacgccgcagcagcagcagatgtACCAGCAACAGATGCAGCTGCAGCACCAAGCGCAGCATCTCAAGAAGATCAGGAGAAGCTTGCCACACTCGGAAACTTCACAGCTGCAGCAAATGAGAGCCAAAGTG ATGGGACGCAAAGACGCCAACTCGTTGGGTCAGCCAATAATGAGCTCCAGTCTGGCTGGTGTCACTTCCTCCATTTTGCACTCAGACC CATTGGCTTTCATGTTGACGGGATCTCGAGGTACTCGCGACGCCGGCGACTCATCGGACACTCTTAGCGAGACAGACTCGCAGAAGTCGCTAAGACTTCGACGGAAGTTACCGCCAACACCTCTGGACCCACTGGAAAGCGCCAGGCTCAATTCAACCAAAAAACGGGAGCGCAGCAAGTCTCAGCCCTTGCAAGACAGGTTCAG ATCGTACTCACCTTTGCGACACTCCATGGAACGAACGACGACCAACTTTTCGACTGGGCTGTCTGGCATGGGCCGGCCAAGTGCCAGTGAGACCAATTTAAGAAGTCTCACAATGGGCCATGACCTGGACAATCGTCCTGGGTCAGCCCTTGGTCTCCTTGGAG TCTCGAGTGTGGTGTCGAGCACAGGTCTGCGGAGTGCCACTGGGCTCGGCTCGGCCGACCTGACAACAACCACGTCGGCTATGCCGTCGCTTTACGCGTCGTCGCGCACCTCGTCCAGTCTGGCGGATATTGCGTCTGTCTTGCCACCCAATTTGCGCCATTTGCTTGGCCCCTCGGCGGGTGGTTCATCGTACGCCTCGGATGCCGCCAAGTACAGCAGCAATAAG AGTCTGAAGGAGCAGCTACGCGAGGAGATCAAGTCGGCGACAGCCGACCGGCGACGCTACCTCTCGGAAAAAGAGGCCCGCCTCCGTTGGGAGCGGGAGAAGTTCGTCGCCTCCATGGACCCGCTGAAAAG ATTTGAAATGGAGAAAAAACTAAGTTCTCCAATGTTATCAAGCAGTgtacgaaataaaataatgcgcgGCGGTCTCATCGGACAGCGCAGACAACTCTCCGACCCAAAAATTTATCCCATGTACTCGTCCATCTCCAAAGACGGCGATCTTGAAAGCAAATACGAGAGG GACTACCTGGGCGGACTGTCGTCGCTGCGTCCGGCGTACCGATCGTACGAGCTCGAGTCGCTGGACGACCCGCTGCGGCGGGCCGAGTGGGGCGACCCCTCGCAGTCGTACCTGGCTACGTCGTACGCGGCCGCCGGCGGTGCCCTCCGCGAGACAGCCATCAACAGCGTACTCGACGAGGACGACCTGTGGAACCAATACCTCACCAACAGCAG GTGGTCCAGCCAGGCGGTGCGCCGCTCTAGCGCCGACGGCGAGTCCGGCACGTGGCGCAACACCATCGATGACTCGTGGCGGGGGCGCGGCATGTCGGCGCCGCCGTCGCGCTCGCGCAAGTCGCGCTCGTGGCACCCGTCGCCCTACGGTAGCGACGAGGAAGATGACCGTGAGCATAAGAAGCACAAGATCAAGGTGCCCTTCCGC GTGGAGATCGCACGAAGGCGGCAGCAGATCGAGGAGAACGCGCGTCTGCACGAGGAGCTGTTGCGGTTGGCGCGGCTACGCGAGTCAGCTGAGTTGGGCTTCACGCCGAGCACCGAGTGGGGCGGCGGCGCGTACGACGGCACCAGCGTGCTGCGCTCGGTGGACCAGGTGCTGCGGGACGAGGCCCTTGGGCTTTACGGGGCGCGGCCGCAGCCCGGCACCGAGGAGGACCGCAGCATCGAGCGCATCGCCAGCACGTTCCGCACCGACGACTACACGACCAACATCTACGAACGCTTGTCTGACTTTTCGCCGCTGTCCGAGAGCGTGACCGAGTTCAGTACGCCGACCGCCATGCCGCTGCTGCCCGACATGCCGACGCGCTCGCGAAAACTGCTCGAGGACCTGGGCAGCTCGCCCATAACCGAGTCGGTGCTGTCGATGCCCCAAAAAG GCAAGCCGCGGTACGCGGAAACGAAGCAACACCACCGCGGATCCGACGAGCAGCGCCGCTCCTACCCTGACAACTACGGCACCCTGGGCGGCAGCTCGCGCAAGCCCCTCAAGAGCAGTCAGAGCCAcgacgggggcggcggcggcggtggaggcggcggcacCTACCGGCCGAGCGGTGGCAGCCCCTCCGTGCAACAGCAGAGGACGTCGAGCGGCGAAGGCGCAAAACAGCCAAAGAAATCGCAA GCATCCGATCTACAGCACCCACAGAAGAAATACAACTTTCCTGTGAAACACCTTTTCCTAACACGTGATCCCGAGGACAGAACTGTTGGTG GCAATGGGCTTGGCATGAAAGTTACTGGTGGCAAAGAAATTCCCAACTCGGGTGGTCAACTAGGGGCGTTTGTTACTAAAATTTACCCGAGGGGTGTTGTGGAAACTTTCGGCGACATTGATGAAA ATGACCAAATTTTGGAGTGGAATGGGATCAGCCTTACAGACAAGACTTTTGAAGAGGTTCAGTCCATCCTGTCGCAATCTGTTGGAGACATCGAGCTTGTAATTAGAAG TCACAATGATCTAGTGCCAAAGCACGTTGCGGCCTCTGGTCCTGTCCATCGGTATCCAGACGTGGTGCTGAGCAACCATGAGCCCTGCAGCAATTCCTCGTCCTATGACAACTTATCCAGTACAAGCATGTAA